Sequence from the Qipengyuania gaetbuli genome:
CCGCCCCTCGCCCATGGTGCCGCACATGGCCGACACCGATCTCCTTTTCCGTCCCGATGATTCGACTCCAGCTCCCGAAAAGCAGGGGCAGGCCCTGCCCAGCAACATCGAGGCGGAAGCCGCATTCCTCGGCGCCGTGCTGATCGACAACCAGGTCGTGCAGGAACTCAACACGCCGCTGCAGCCGCACCATTTCTACGAGCCGGTGCACCAGCGGATCTACGAGCGCATCCACAAGCTGCTCGACCGCAATTCGATCGCCACGCCCGTTACCTTGAAGCCCTATTTCGAGAGCGACGAGGCGCTCAAGCAGCTGGGCGGCGTCACCTATCTCGCCAGGCTGACGCAGGACGGACAGGGCCTGCTCGCAACCGGCAAGCTGGCCGAACAGATCTACGACCTCGCGCTGCTGCGCGAACTGGTCCACGTCGGTCGCAATCTCGTCGAAGGCGCGCTCGACACCTCGGACGAGGTCGCGCCGATGGATCGCATCAGCCAGGCCGAAGCCGATCTCTACAAGGTCGCCGAAGGCGCGACATCGGGCAGCGAGGCACAGGATTTCCGCACCGCCGCGCTCGGCGCGCTCAAGATGGTCGAGGCGGCGATCAATTCTGGCGGGCGCTTCTCGGGCAAAACGACGGGCCTCGACACGGTCAACGACAAGACCAGCGGCCTGCACAATTCCGACCTCATCATCCTCGCCGGACGTCCGGGCATGGGCAAGACCTCGCTTGCGACCAACATTGCGTTCAATGCCGCACGGCGCCTGATGGACGACGAGAAGCTGGGTATCGCGCGCAGCGAATCCCCCGGTGCCGCCACCGCCTTCTTCAGCCTCGAAATGAGCGCCGACCAGCTGGCCACGCGTATCCTTGCCGAAACTGCCGAAATCTCCAGCGAGAAGCTGCGCTCGGGCAAGCTCAGCCGCGAGGAATTCCAGCGCCTGTCCTTCGCCAGCCAGGAACTCAACGAGCTGCCGCTCTACATCGACGACACGCCCGGCCTCACCATCGGCGCGCTGCGCACCCGCGCCCGCCGGTTGAAGCGCCGCCACGACATCGGGCTCGTCATTGTCGACTATTTGCAGCTGCTGCAGGGTTCGGGCCGCGCGAACGACAACCGCGTGAACGAAATTTCGGAGATCAGCCGCGGATTGAAGACGCTGGCCAAGGAACTCAACGTTCCCGTCATCGCGCTTTCGCAGCTGAGCCGTGCGGTGGAACAGCGCGAGGACAAGCGCCCCCAGCTTTCAGACCTGCGCGAATCCGGCTCGATCGAGCAGGACGCCGACATGGTGTGGTTCATCTTCCGCGCCGAATATTACCACAACGCGCTGAAGCCCGACACGCCGGACGAAACCAGCAGCGAGGACGTGCGCCAGAAATATGCCGACTGGGAAGCGCGGCATCTCGAACTGGTGAACCGCGCGACGCTGATCGTCGCCAAGCAGCGTCACGGTTCGACCGGCAACGTGCCGCTGCTGTTCCAGAGCGAGTTCACCAAGTTCACCTCGCCCGAACTGCGCGGTGGCTACGACGACTACGAATAGCGGCTAGATGCCGAGGTTGAGGCGCCGGGTTACAGTGTAGTCGATCACCGACACCAGCACCCAGCCTGCCGACCAGCGGATGCGGTTCCAGATAGTGGCGCGCTTGCGGTGCAACTCGGGCGTGATGCGTTCCGATGCGGCGTAGTGCGTTTCGAGGAACGCGCGCATCCTGTCGGCGAGCGCCTTGTCCTCCAGCCGGAGCATGATCTCCAGGTTGAGATATAGGCTGCGCATGTCGAAATTGGCGCTGCCGAGATAGACCGCGTCGTCGAGCACGATCAGTTTCGTGTGCAGCTTGCACGGGCTGAACTCCCAGATCTTCGCGCCGCGCTTCAGCAGGTACTTATAGAGCGACCGCGTCGCCCCCAGCGTGGCACCGTTATCGCTCTTTGCGGCCATCAGCAGGCGCGTCTGCCCTTTTCGCGCCACCCGCGCGATGCGGCGCAGCAACGTGTAAGGCGGCGAGAAATAGGCCATGAAGATGTCGAGCTTCTCGCCTTCGACCAGGTCGCGCGTGACGGACCGCGCCCAGGTAGACAGGCCGCGGGTAGGTCCGCCGACCAGCCAGCGCGCCTCTCCGTCCTCCGACTTCCACGACCAGTCGCGCACCGTGTGCCGGATCGCCCGGAAATGGGCGTGCTCGTTCTCGGTCCAGCCGCGCAGCTTGGCAAACCACCGCGACAGCCCTTCCACCGCGTCGCCTTCGAGCAGGATGGCAAGGTCGTTCCAGCCATTGGCCTCGGGTGGGGCGAAATAGTCGTCCTCGATATTGAAGCCGCCGAACATGGCGCGCTTTCCGTCGGCGATGACCATCTTCTGATGGTTGCGGATGAGATAGCGGAAGCCGAGGCGCGGACTGAAATATTGATAGCGGCCGCCCGCCTCGCTCAACGGTTTCAGGAACTCGTCCTTGGCCGAAGCGCCGAACCGGTCGATGATCAGCGTGACGTCGACCCCGCGCGAGGCGGCTTCGCACAAGGCATCGCGCAGGCTGGTAGAAACCTCGTCCTCGGCAAAGATGTAGAAGCAGACGTCGAGCGTTTCGCGCGCGGACGCAACGAGTTCGAGCAGCGCGTCGCGGCGATCCCTGCCGGCGGGAAAAAAGGTCAGCGACTGGCCCTGCGCCTCGGCCGAAAAGGGCGGTGGGTCGGAATATCCGCTCGCAGCGGGCTCTATCGCTTGGTCGGCCATGCAGCGCCAGCCTTAGCGCGGGTCGCGCCCGGCGCAAATTCTTGACCTTTCGTCCTCGGCAGCCTATCTGGCCCGCTTTCCCGGAATCACTTGATTTACATCGGAGTGCCCAATGGCGCGCGTTACCGTCGAAGACTGCGTAGACAAGATCCCCAACCGTTTTGATCTCGTGCTGCTCGCTGCCCAGCGTGCGCGTGAAATTTC
This genomic interval carries:
- a CDS encoding replicative DNA helicase — translated: MADTDLLFRPDDSTPAPEKQGQALPSNIEAEAAFLGAVLIDNQVVQELNTPLQPHHFYEPVHQRIYERIHKLLDRNSIATPVTLKPYFESDEALKQLGGVTYLARLTQDGQGLLATGKLAEQIYDLALLRELVHVGRNLVEGALDTSDEVAPMDRISQAEADLYKVAEGATSGSEAQDFRTAALGALKMVEAAINSGGRFSGKTTGLDTVNDKTSGLHNSDLIILAGRPGMGKTSLATNIAFNAARRLMDDEKLGIARSESPGAATAFFSLEMSADQLATRILAETAEISSEKLRSGKLSREEFQRLSFASQELNELPLYIDDTPGLTIGALRTRARRLKRRHDIGLVIVDYLQLLQGSGRANDNRVNEISEISRGLKTLAKELNVPVIALSQLSRAVEQREDKRPQLSDLRESGSIEQDADMVWFIFRAEYYHNALKPDTPDETSSEDVRQKYADWEARHLELVNRATLIVAKQRHGSTGNVPLLFQSEFTKFTSPELRGGYDDYE
- a CDS encoding phospholipase D-like domain-containing protein gives rise to the protein MADQAIEPAASGYSDPPPFSAEAQGQSLTFFPAGRDRRDALLELVASARETLDVCFYIFAEDEVSTSLRDALCEAASRGVDVTLIIDRFGASAKDEFLKPLSEAGGRYQYFSPRLGFRYLIRNHQKMVIADGKRAMFGGFNIEDDYFAPPEANGWNDLAILLEGDAVEGLSRWFAKLRGWTENEHAHFRAIRHTVRDWSWKSEDGEARWLVGGPTRGLSTWARSVTRDLVEGEKLDIFMAYFSPPYTLLRRIARVARKGQTRLLMAAKSDNGATLGATRSLYKYLLKRGAKIWEFSPCKLHTKLIVLDDAVYLGSANFDMRSLYLNLEIMLRLEDKALADRMRAFLETHYAASERITPELHRKRATIWNRIRWSAGWVLVSVIDYTVTRRLNLGI